One genomic window of Lynx canadensis isolate LIC74 chromosome F2, mLynCan4.pri.v2, whole genome shotgun sequence includes the following:
- the TONSL gene encoding tonsoku-like protein isoform X2, whose protein sequence is MNVERELRQLSKAKAKAQRSGQLRDEAALSHQLGELLASHGRYAEALREHQHELQLLESIDDPLGCAVAHRKIGERLAELEDYSAALKHQHRYLELARSLSNHTELQRAWATIGRTYLDIYDHCQSQDALLQAQTAFEKSLAIVDEKLQGTLTKRELSEMRTRLYLNLGLTFESLQQMAPCNDYFRKSIFLAEQNRLYEDLFRARYNLGAIHWRRGQHSQAMRCLEGARECARALRKELMESDCCVLISQIFQDLGDFLAAKRALKKAYRLGFQKPLQKAAICRTLKYVLAVVQLQQQLQESEASDPGRAMGICEQLGDLFSKAGDFPKAAEAYQKQLYFAELLSRPGPELAVIHVSLAATLGDMKDHRRAVSHYEQELRLRGGDALEEAKTWLNIALSREEAGDAYELLAPCFQKALSCAQQAQRPQLQRQVLQHLHSVQLRLQPQEAPGTEARLQELSVPRDQEEDEDKEEEEGDGDTPEASDVELSESEGDAEGWSQQPEEDEELRACLGRQRVNKWNRRNDVGETLLHRACIEGRLGRVQDLVRQGHPLNPRDYCGWTPLHEACNYGHLDIVRFLLDHGAVVDDPGGQGCEGITPLHDALNCGHFEVAELLIERGASVTLRTTKGHSPLETLQQWVKLYGKDLDSETREKAGAMERLLRAAPSGRAPHGSQAPHALPRNQLFDPEVSPPSSPCPGPPETSQARARVSLGQTVPAVTRPRRSRHKLASSSSSEGEDNPGPPRPNQKRPRHSVQPQQDKAWTPGSTSNREAAAASAPWVGVRGVGGAQSCHLGSGPPWGPGEATLQRPALIPEEECLASDWLEDDSPLLHSRQDGHLPRSPGSGDSTGRSASGSGNKSSSRPRARDRQSRLPRLRSCGALVRAGGDGSSAAEPPWSPDVSRASGPSGEKSPVAGQPSGPSLPPPIRVRVRVQDSLFLIPVPHSREVHSVAWLADQAAQRYCQACGLLPRLVLRKEGALLAPQDPIPDVLQSNEEVLAEVTSWDLPPLADRYRRACQSLQQEEHQEVLQAMECQGSGPSFSACSLALRQTQLTPLLRALKLHAALRELHLAGNRLGDGCAAELLAALGTMPGLILLDLSSNHLGPEGLRQLATGLLGQTTLQNLEELDLSMNPLGDGSGQALAFILQACPSLSTLHLQACGFGPSFFLSHQAALGSAFQDAKHLKTLSLSYNILGASALAQALQSLPAHTLQRLELSSVAAGKSDSDLVEPVVRFLTREGCALTHLSLSANHLGDKAVRELSRCLPLCPSLISLDLSANPEIGRVGLEELLSALQVRPQGLSFLGLSGCAVQGPLGLGLWDRITTQLQELQLCSRRLSTEDRDALRQLLPGQPGSACTLDRGPQLFYRRL, encoded by the exons ATGAATGTGGAGCGCGAGCTTCGTC agCTGagcaaggccaaggccaaggcccagagaagcGGGCAGCTGCGGGACGAGGCCGCCCTCTCCCACCAGCTGGGGGAGCTCCTGGCCAGCCATG GCCGCTACGCAGAGGCCCTGCGAGAGCACCAGCATGAGCTACAGCTCCTGGAGAGCATCGATGACCCTCTGGGCTGTGCCGTGGCCCACCGCAAGATCGGAGAGCGACTGGCTGAGCTGGAGGATTACTCAGCTGCCCTGAAG CACCAGCACCGCTACTTGGAGCTGGCCCGTTCCCTGTCTAATCATACTGAGCTGCAGAGGGCCTGGGCCACCATTGGCCGCACTTACCTGGACATCTATGACCACTGTCAGTCACAGGACGCCTTGCTGCAGGCACAGACTGCCTTTGAGAAGAGCTTGGCTATTGTGGACGAGAAGCTGCAGG GGACGCTGACCAAGCGAGAGCTGAGTGAGATGAGGACCCGACTCTACCTCAACCTGGGCCTCACTTTCGAGAGCCTGCAGCAGATGGCCCCGTGCAATGACTATTTCCGGAAGAGCATCTTCCTTGCCGA GCAGAACCGCCTCTACGAGGACCTATTCCGTGCCCGCTACAACCTGGGTGCCATCCACTGGCGCCGAGGGCAGCACTCCCAAGCCATGCGCTGCCTGGAGGGGGCCCGTGAGTGCGCACGTGCCCTGAGGAAGGAGCTCATGGAGAGCGACTGCTGCGTGCTCATCTCGCAG atCTTCCAAGACCTGGGGGACTTTTTGGCTGCCAAAAGAGCCCTGAAGAAAGCCTACAGGCTGGGCTTTCAGAAGCCTTTGCAGAAGGCGGCGATCTGCCGGACCCTTAAATATG TGCTGGCAGTGGTCCAGCTGCAGCAGCAGCTGCAAGAGTCGGAGGCCAGTGACCCCGGGCGTGCCATGGGCATCTGTGAGCAGCTGGGGGACCTGTTCTCTAAGGCAGGCGACTTCCCCAAGGCGGCCGAGGCCTACCAGAAGCAG CTGTATTTTGCAGAACTGCTAAGCAGGCCGGGGCCCGAGCTGGCCGTCATCCACGTGTCCCTGGCCGCCACCTTGGGAGACATGAAGGACCACCGCCGGGCCGTGTCCCACTATGAACAGGAGCTGAGGCTGCGTGGTGGCGACGCCCTGGAG gAGGCCAAGACCTGGTTAAACATTGCGCTATCCCGAGAGGAGGCCGGCGATGCCTATGAGCTGCTGGCACCATGCTTCCAAAAGGCTCTCAGCTGTGCCCAGCAGGCCCAGCGGCCCCAGCTGCAG AGGCAGGTCTTACAGCACCTTCACAGCGTGCAGCTAAGGCTGCAGCCCCAGGAGGCCCCTGGCACTGAAGCCAGGCTGCAGGAGCTGAGTGTGCCCAGAGACCAGGAGGAGGACGAGgataaggaggaggaggagggtgatgGTGACACCCCCGAGGCCAGCGACGTGGAGCTCTCGGAGAGTG AGGGTGATGCTGAGGGCTGGTCCCAGCAGCCGGAGGAGGACGAGGAGCTGCGGGCCTGCCTGGGCCGGCAGAGGGTGAACAAG TGGAACCGGCGCAATGACGTTGGGGAGACTCTGCTACACCGAGCTTGCATCGAGGGCCGCCTGGGTCGTGTCCAGGACCTTGTAAGGCAG GGCCACCCCCTGAACCCTCGGGACTACTGTGGCTGGACACCCCTGCATGAGGCCTGCAATTACGGGCATCTGG ACATTGTCCGCTTCCTGCTGGACCACGGGGCTGTGGTAGATGACCCAGGCGGCCAGGGCTGTGAAGGCATCACCCCTCTGCACGATGCCCTCAACTGCGGCCACTTCGAGGTGGCTGAACTGCTCATTGAACGGGGAGCGTCAGTCACACTCCGAACCACGAAG GGGCACAGCCCGCTGGAGACACTGCAGCAGTGGGTGAAGCTGTATGGCAAGGATCTGGACAGCGAAACCCGAGAGAAGGCTGGTGCCATGGAGAGGCTGCTCCGGGCGGCCCCCTCAGGCCGAG CTCCCCACGGCTCCCAGGCTCCCCACGCTCTTCCACGTAACCAGCTGTTTGACCCTGAGGTCTCTCCTCCCTCGAGCCCCTGCCCAGGACCCCCAGAGACCTCTCAGGCTCGTGCCAGGGTCTCTCTGGGGCAGACAGTTCCAGCTGTGACCAGGCCTCGGAGGAGCAGGCACAAACTGGCCAGCAGTAGCAGCTCAGAGGGTGAGGACAACCCAGGCCCCCCCCGACCGAACCAGAAGAGGCCCCGGCATTCTGTCCAGCCACAACAGGACAAAGCCTGGACGCCCGGATCCACCAGCAACCGGGAGGCGGCGGCAGCGAGTGCTCCCTGGGTGGGCGTCCGAGGCGTGGGCGGTGCCCAGAGCTGCCACCTGGGGTCCGGCCCACCTTGGGGTCCAGGCGAGGCCACCCTGCAACGGCCAGCGCTCATCCCTGAAGAGGAGTGTCTGGCCTCAGACTGGCTGGAGGACGACTCACCACTGCTCCACAGCCGCCAGGATGGCCATCTGCCCCGCTCCCCAGGCAGTGGTGACAGTACTGGTCGTAGTGCCTCGGGGTCAGGCAACAAGAGCTCCAGCAGGCCCCGGGCCCGGGACAGGCAGAGCCGGCTGCCCCGTCTCAGGAGTTGCGGTGCACTGGTCAGGGCAGGTGGAGACGGAAGCTCGGCTGCAGAGCCTCCGTGGAGCCCGGATGTCTCCAGGGCCTCGGGCCCCAGTGGGGAGAAGAGTCCTGTGGCGGGCCAGCCCTCG GGTCCGTCTTTGCCCCCTCCCATCCGGGTGCGAGTGCGAGTTCAGGACAGTCTTTTCCTCATCCCCGTCCCACACAG CAGGGAGGTCCACTCTGTGGCCTGGCTGGCTGATCAGGCTGCCCAGCGCTACTGCCAGGCCTGTGGGCTGCTGCCGAGGCTCGTCTTGCGAAAGGAGGGAGCCTTGCTGGCCCCACAGGACCCCATCCCTGATGTGCTACAGAGCAACGAGGAG GTATTGGCTGAGGTGACTTCGTGGGACCTCCCCCCGCTGGCTGACCGCTACCGCAGGGCCTGCCAGAGCCTGCAGCAAG AGGAGCACCAGGAGGTGCTCCAGGCCATGGAGTGCCAGGGCTCGGGCCCCTCATTCAGCGCCTGCTCCCTGGCCCTGCGCCAGACCCAGCTCACCCCACTGCTGCGGGCCCTGAAGCTGCACGCGGCTCTCCGGGAGCTGCACCTGGCAGGGAACCGGCTGGGGGATGGATGTGCTGCTGAGCTGCTGGCCGCCCTGGGCACCATGCCTGGCCTGATTCTCCTCGATCTCTCTTCCAATCACCTGGGCCCTGAAGGCCTACGCCAGCTTGCCACAGGCCTCCTGGGGCAGACCACCTTGCAG AACTTGGAGGAGCTGGACTTAAGCATGAACCCTCTCGGGGATGGCAGTGGTCAGGCCCTGGCATTCATCCTGCAAGCCTGCCCCTCACTCAGTACCTTGCATCTCCAGGCCTGTGGCTTTGGCCCCAGCTTCTTCCTGAGCCACCAGGCAGCCCTAGGTAGTGCCTTCCAAG ATGCCAAGCACCTGAAGACACTGTCTCTGTCCTACAACATCCTGGGCGCCAGTGCCTTGGCCCAGGCCCTGCAGAGCCTGCCCGCTCACACCCTCCAGCGCCTGGAGCTTAGCTCTGTGGCAGCTGGCAAGAGTGACTCCGACCTCGTGGAGCCTGTGGTCAGATTCCTGACTAGG GAAGGCTGTGCTCTGACTCACTTGAGCCTGTCTGCAAACCACCTGGGCGACAAGGCGGTGAGAGAACTGAGCAG ATGCcttcctctttgcccctcactcATTTCACTGGACCTGTCTGCCAACCCTGAGATTGGCCGTGTTGGCCTGGAGGAGCTCCTGTCTGCCCTCCAGGTGCGGCCccaaggcctcagtttccttggccTGTCAG GCTGTGCTGTCCAGGgccccctgggcctgggcctctgGGACAGGATCACTACGCAGCTCCAGGAGCTGCAGCTGTGCAGCAGACGCCTCTCCACCGAGGACCGTGACGCCCTGCGCCAGCTGCTGCCCGGCCAGCCTGGAAGTGCGTGCACACTGGACCGAGGGCCCCAGCTCTTCTACCGGCGCCTCTGA
- the TONSL gene encoding tonsoku-like protein isoform X1: MNVERELRQLSKAKAKAQRSGQLRDEAALSHQLGELLASHGRYAEALREHQHELQLLESIDDPLGCAVAHRKIGERLAELEDYSAALKHQHRYLELARSLSNHTELQRAWATIGRTYLDIYDHCQSQDALLQAQTAFEKSLAIVDEKLQGTLTKRELSEMRTRLYLNLGLTFESLQQMAPCNDYFRKSIFLAEQNRLYEDLFRARYNLGAIHWRRGQHSQAMRCLEGARECARALRKELMESDCCVLISQIFQDLGDFLAAKRALKKAYRLGFQKPLQKAAICRTLKYVLAVVQLQQQLQESEASDPGRAMGICEQLGDLFSKAGDFPKAAEAYQKQLYFAELLSRPGPELAVIHVSLAATLGDMKDHRRAVSHYEQELRLRGGDALEEAKTWLNIALSREEAGDAYELLAPCFQKALSCAQQAQRPQLQRQVLQHLHSVQLRLQPQEAPGTEARLQELSVPRDQEEDEDKEEEEGDGDTPEASDVELSESEGDAEGWSQQPEEDEELRACLGRQRVNKWNRRNDVGETLLHRACIEGRLGRVQDLVRQGHPLNPRDYCGWTPLHEACNYGHLDIVRFLLDHGAVVDDPGGQGCEGITPLHDALNCGHFEVAELLIERGASVTLRTTKGHSPLETLQQWVKLYGKDLDSETREKAGAMERLLRAAPSGRAPHGSQAPHALPRNQLFDPEVSPPSSPCPGPPETSQARARVSLGQTVPAVTRPRRSRHKLASSSSSEGEDNPGPPRPNQKRPRHSVQPQQDKAWTPGSTSNREAAAASAPWVGVRGVGGAQSCHLGSGPPWGPGEATLQRPALIPEEECLASDWLEDDSPLLHSRQDGHLPRSPGSGDSTGRSASGSGNKSSSRPRARDRQSRLPRLRSCGALVRAGGDGSSAAEPPWSPDVSRASGPSGEKSPVAGQPSQGPSLPPPIRVRVRVQDSLFLIPVPHSREVHSVAWLADQAAQRYCQACGLLPRLVLRKEGALLAPQDPIPDVLQSNEEVLAEVTSWDLPPLADRYRRACQSLQQEEHQEVLQAMECQGSGPSFSACSLALRQTQLTPLLRALKLHAALRELHLAGNRLGDGCAAELLAALGTMPGLILLDLSSNHLGPEGLRQLATGLLGQTTLQNLEELDLSMNPLGDGSGQALAFILQACPSLSTLHLQACGFGPSFFLSHQAALGSAFQDAKHLKTLSLSYNILGASALAQALQSLPAHTLQRLELSSVAAGKSDSDLVEPVVRFLTREGCALTHLSLSANHLGDKAVRELSRCLPLCPSLISLDLSANPEIGRVGLEELLSALQVRPQGLSFLGLSGCAVQGPLGLGLWDRITTQLQELQLCSRRLSTEDRDALRQLLPGQPGSACTLDRGPQLFYRRL, translated from the exons ATGAATGTGGAGCGCGAGCTTCGTC agCTGagcaaggccaaggccaaggcccagagaagcGGGCAGCTGCGGGACGAGGCCGCCCTCTCCCACCAGCTGGGGGAGCTCCTGGCCAGCCATG GCCGCTACGCAGAGGCCCTGCGAGAGCACCAGCATGAGCTACAGCTCCTGGAGAGCATCGATGACCCTCTGGGCTGTGCCGTGGCCCACCGCAAGATCGGAGAGCGACTGGCTGAGCTGGAGGATTACTCAGCTGCCCTGAAG CACCAGCACCGCTACTTGGAGCTGGCCCGTTCCCTGTCTAATCATACTGAGCTGCAGAGGGCCTGGGCCACCATTGGCCGCACTTACCTGGACATCTATGACCACTGTCAGTCACAGGACGCCTTGCTGCAGGCACAGACTGCCTTTGAGAAGAGCTTGGCTATTGTGGACGAGAAGCTGCAGG GGACGCTGACCAAGCGAGAGCTGAGTGAGATGAGGACCCGACTCTACCTCAACCTGGGCCTCACTTTCGAGAGCCTGCAGCAGATGGCCCCGTGCAATGACTATTTCCGGAAGAGCATCTTCCTTGCCGA GCAGAACCGCCTCTACGAGGACCTATTCCGTGCCCGCTACAACCTGGGTGCCATCCACTGGCGCCGAGGGCAGCACTCCCAAGCCATGCGCTGCCTGGAGGGGGCCCGTGAGTGCGCACGTGCCCTGAGGAAGGAGCTCATGGAGAGCGACTGCTGCGTGCTCATCTCGCAG atCTTCCAAGACCTGGGGGACTTTTTGGCTGCCAAAAGAGCCCTGAAGAAAGCCTACAGGCTGGGCTTTCAGAAGCCTTTGCAGAAGGCGGCGATCTGCCGGACCCTTAAATATG TGCTGGCAGTGGTCCAGCTGCAGCAGCAGCTGCAAGAGTCGGAGGCCAGTGACCCCGGGCGTGCCATGGGCATCTGTGAGCAGCTGGGGGACCTGTTCTCTAAGGCAGGCGACTTCCCCAAGGCGGCCGAGGCCTACCAGAAGCAG CTGTATTTTGCAGAACTGCTAAGCAGGCCGGGGCCCGAGCTGGCCGTCATCCACGTGTCCCTGGCCGCCACCTTGGGAGACATGAAGGACCACCGCCGGGCCGTGTCCCACTATGAACAGGAGCTGAGGCTGCGTGGTGGCGACGCCCTGGAG gAGGCCAAGACCTGGTTAAACATTGCGCTATCCCGAGAGGAGGCCGGCGATGCCTATGAGCTGCTGGCACCATGCTTCCAAAAGGCTCTCAGCTGTGCCCAGCAGGCCCAGCGGCCCCAGCTGCAG AGGCAGGTCTTACAGCACCTTCACAGCGTGCAGCTAAGGCTGCAGCCCCAGGAGGCCCCTGGCACTGAAGCCAGGCTGCAGGAGCTGAGTGTGCCCAGAGACCAGGAGGAGGACGAGgataaggaggaggaggagggtgatgGTGACACCCCCGAGGCCAGCGACGTGGAGCTCTCGGAGAGTG AGGGTGATGCTGAGGGCTGGTCCCAGCAGCCGGAGGAGGACGAGGAGCTGCGGGCCTGCCTGGGCCGGCAGAGGGTGAACAAG TGGAACCGGCGCAATGACGTTGGGGAGACTCTGCTACACCGAGCTTGCATCGAGGGCCGCCTGGGTCGTGTCCAGGACCTTGTAAGGCAG GGCCACCCCCTGAACCCTCGGGACTACTGTGGCTGGACACCCCTGCATGAGGCCTGCAATTACGGGCATCTGG ACATTGTCCGCTTCCTGCTGGACCACGGGGCTGTGGTAGATGACCCAGGCGGCCAGGGCTGTGAAGGCATCACCCCTCTGCACGATGCCCTCAACTGCGGCCACTTCGAGGTGGCTGAACTGCTCATTGAACGGGGAGCGTCAGTCACACTCCGAACCACGAAG GGGCACAGCCCGCTGGAGACACTGCAGCAGTGGGTGAAGCTGTATGGCAAGGATCTGGACAGCGAAACCCGAGAGAAGGCTGGTGCCATGGAGAGGCTGCTCCGGGCGGCCCCCTCAGGCCGAG CTCCCCACGGCTCCCAGGCTCCCCACGCTCTTCCACGTAACCAGCTGTTTGACCCTGAGGTCTCTCCTCCCTCGAGCCCCTGCCCAGGACCCCCAGAGACCTCTCAGGCTCGTGCCAGGGTCTCTCTGGGGCAGACAGTTCCAGCTGTGACCAGGCCTCGGAGGAGCAGGCACAAACTGGCCAGCAGTAGCAGCTCAGAGGGTGAGGACAACCCAGGCCCCCCCCGACCGAACCAGAAGAGGCCCCGGCATTCTGTCCAGCCACAACAGGACAAAGCCTGGACGCCCGGATCCACCAGCAACCGGGAGGCGGCGGCAGCGAGTGCTCCCTGGGTGGGCGTCCGAGGCGTGGGCGGTGCCCAGAGCTGCCACCTGGGGTCCGGCCCACCTTGGGGTCCAGGCGAGGCCACCCTGCAACGGCCAGCGCTCATCCCTGAAGAGGAGTGTCTGGCCTCAGACTGGCTGGAGGACGACTCACCACTGCTCCACAGCCGCCAGGATGGCCATCTGCCCCGCTCCCCAGGCAGTGGTGACAGTACTGGTCGTAGTGCCTCGGGGTCAGGCAACAAGAGCTCCAGCAGGCCCCGGGCCCGGGACAGGCAGAGCCGGCTGCCCCGTCTCAGGAGTTGCGGTGCACTGGTCAGGGCAGGTGGAGACGGAAGCTCGGCTGCAGAGCCTCCGTGGAGCCCGGATGTCTCCAGGGCCTCGGGCCCCAGTGGGGAGAAGAGTCCTGTGGCGGGCCAGCCCTCG cagGGTCCGTCTTTGCCCCCTCCCATCCGGGTGCGAGTGCGAGTTCAGGACAGTCTTTTCCTCATCCCCGTCCCACACAG CAGGGAGGTCCACTCTGTGGCCTGGCTGGCTGATCAGGCTGCCCAGCGCTACTGCCAGGCCTGTGGGCTGCTGCCGAGGCTCGTCTTGCGAAAGGAGGGAGCCTTGCTGGCCCCACAGGACCCCATCCCTGATGTGCTACAGAGCAACGAGGAG GTATTGGCTGAGGTGACTTCGTGGGACCTCCCCCCGCTGGCTGACCGCTACCGCAGGGCCTGCCAGAGCCTGCAGCAAG AGGAGCACCAGGAGGTGCTCCAGGCCATGGAGTGCCAGGGCTCGGGCCCCTCATTCAGCGCCTGCTCCCTGGCCCTGCGCCAGACCCAGCTCACCCCACTGCTGCGGGCCCTGAAGCTGCACGCGGCTCTCCGGGAGCTGCACCTGGCAGGGAACCGGCTGGGGGATGGATGTGCTGCTGAGCTGCTGGCCGCCCTGGGCACCATGCCTGGCCTGATTCTCCTCGATCTCTCTTCCAATCACCTGGGCCCTGAAGGCCTACGCCAGCTTGCCACAGGCCTCCTGGGGCAGACCACCTTGCAG AACTTGGAGGAGCTGGACTTAAGCATGAACCCTCTCGGGGATGGCAGTGGTCAGGCCCTGGCATTCATCCTGCAAGCCTGCCCCTCACTCAGTACCTTGCATCTCCAGGCCTGTGGCTTTGGCCCCAGCTTCTTCCTGAGCCACCAGGCAGCCCTAGGTAGTGCCTTCCAAG ATGCCAAGCACCTGAAGACACTGTCTCTGTCCTACAACATCCTGGGCGCCAGTGCCTTGGCCCAGGCCCTGCAGAGCCTGCCCGCTCACACCCTCCAGCGCCTGGAGCTTAGCTCTGTGGCAGCTGGCAAGAGTGACTCCGACCTCGTGGAGCCTGTGGTCAGATTCCTGACTAGG GAAGGCTGTGCTCTGACTCACTTGAGCCTGTCTGCAAACCACCTGGGCGACAAGGCGGTGAGAGAACTGAGCAG ATGCcttcctctttgcccctcactcATTTCACTGGACCTGTCTGCCAACCCTGAGATTGGCCGTGTTGGCCTGGAGGAGCTCCTGTCTGCCCTCCAGGTGCGGCCccaaggcctcagtttccttggccTGTCAG GCTGTGCTGTCCAGGgccccctgggcctgggcctctgGGACAGGATCACTACGCAGCTCCAGGAGCTGCAGCTGTGCAGCAGACGCCTCTCCACCGAGGACCGTGACGCCCTGCGCCAGCTGCTGCCCGGCCAGCCTGGAAGTGCGTGCACACTGGACCGAGGGCCCCAGCTCTTCTACCGGCGCCTCTGA
- the VPS28 gene encoding vacuolar protein sorting-associated protein 28 homolog, translated as MFHGIPATPGMGAPGNKPELYEEVKLYKNAREREKYDNMAELFAVVKTMQALEKAYIKDCVTPNEYTAACSRLLVQYKAAFRQVQGAEISSIDEFCRKFRLDCPLAMERIKEDRPITIKDDKGNLNRCIADVVSLFITVMDKLRLEIRAMDEIQPDLRELMETMHRMSHLPPDFEGRQTVSQWLQTLSGMSASDELDDSQVRQMLFDLESAYNAFNRFLHA; from the exons ATGTTTCACGGGATCCCAGCCACTCCAGGCATGGGAG CCCCTGGAAACAAGCCGGAGCTATATGAG GAGGTGAAGCTGTACAAGAACGCCCGGGAACGGGAGAA GTATGACAACATGGCGGAGCTGTTTGCGGTTGTGAAGACAATGCAGGCTCTGGAGAAGGCATACATCAAGGACTGCGTCACCCCCAACGA GTACACTGCAGCCTGTTCTCGGCTCCTGGTCCAGTACAAAGCCGCCTTCCGGCAGGTTCAGGGCGCAGAAATCAGCTCCATTGATGAATTCTGCCGCAAGTTCCGT CTGGACTGCCCACTCGCCATGGAGAGGATCAAAGAGGACCGTCCTATCACCATCAAAGATGACAAGGGCAACCTGAACCGCTGCATTGCAGACGTGGTCTCG CTCTTCATCACGGTTATGGACAAACTGCGCCTGGAGATCCGTGCCATGGATGAG ATCCAGCCTGATCTGCGGGAGCTGATGGAGACCATGCACCGCATGAGCCACCTGCCCCCCGACTTCGAGGGCCGCCAGACCGTCAGCCAGTG GCTGCAGACCCTGAGCGGCATGTCGGCCTCTGATGAGCTAGATGACTCCCAGGTGCGCCAGATGCTCTTTGACCTGGAGTCGGCCTACAACGCCTTCAACCGCTTCCTGCACGCCTGA
- the SLC39A4 gene encoding zinc transporter ZIP4, whose product MTMTVLVRLQLGLLLSVLMVTMVAAQPTRLLTLLSSGQGVLDRVVLGSLLNTLADRVHCADGPCGKCLSVDDALALGRPEKPGLPGGAVLEHRHIARFSAAAALYLSDPKGTCADVQAGRWATRADHLLALLEGPKALTPGLSRLLQRIQAQAAGWPAAEKACVDLPRLLEEAAGAGAPSNPGLVLAALLDHVSSGSCLHALPTPQYFVDFVFRQHSGENPDITLAELEALMQRLGVGRVAETHSDHGDHGHLGKGANHRGPVPPATPNGSSSMWDTVCLSASEVMAVYGLSEQAGVTPELWAQLSPALLQQQLSGACSPQSSPPTQDQLSQAERYLYGSLATLLICLCATFGLLLLTCATYGAASHYIIQTFLSMAVGALTGDATLHLTPKVLGLHTHSGEALGPQSTWRLVAVLGGLYTFFLFENLFNLLLPLDPEDSKGGPCSHSHGGHSHGVSLQLAPSELRPPKQPHEGSRADLVTEESPELLSSEPRRPSSELRLLPYVITLGDALHNFADGLAVGAAFASSWKTGLATSLAVFCHEVPHELGDFAALLHAGLSVRRALLLNLASALTAFVGLYVALAVDVGEDSEAWILAVATGLFLYVALCDMLPAMLHVRDQRPWLLFLLHNMGLLGGWTVLLLLSLYEDNITL is encoded by the exons ATGACCATGACAGTCCTGGTTCGACTCCAGCTGGGGCTGCTGCTGTCTGTGCTGATGGTGACCATGGTGGCAGCTCAGCCTACCCGTCTGCTGACCTTGCTGTCCTCGGGCCAGGGTGTTCTGGACCGTGTGGTGCTGGGCAGCCTGTTAAATACACTGGCGGACCGTGTGCACTGCGCCGACGGGCCGTGTGGAAAG TGCCTCTCTGTGGATGATGCCCTGGCCCTGGGCAGGCCTGAGAAGCCAGGGCTCCCCGGGGGGGCAGTCCTGGAGCACAGGCACATCGCCCGCTTCAGTGCCGCCGCTGCCCTCTACCTCAGTGACCCCAAGGGCACATGTGCAGATGTCCAGGCTGGCCGCTGGGCCACCCGTGCTGACCATCTCTTGGCCCTGTTGGAGGGCCCCAAGGCCCTGACCCCGGGCCTGAGCAGGCTGCTGCAAAGGATTCAGGCCCAGGCTGCTGGCTGGCCTGCTGCAGAGAAG GCCTGTGTGGACCTGCCCCGGCTGctggaggaggcagcaggggcaGGAGCTCCCAGCAACCCTGGCCTGGTCCTGGCCGCCCTGTTGGACCATGTCAGCAGTGGGTCCTGTCTCCATGCCCTGCCGACCCCCCAGTACTTTGTAGACTTTGTGTTCCGGCAGCACAGTGGCGAGAATCCCGACATCACACTGGCTG AGCTGGAGGCCTTGATGCAGCGCCTGGGGGTAGGGAGAGTGGCGGAGACACACAGTGACCACGGCGACCATGGTCATCTGGGAAAGGGGGCCAACCACCGGGGCCCCGTGCCCCCTGCCACCCCTAACGGCAGCTCCAGCATGTGGGACACA GTATGCCTGAGTGCCAGTGAAGTGATGGCCGTGTACGGGCTCTCCGAGCAGGCGGGGGTGACTCCAGAGCTCTGGGCCCAACTGAGCCCGGCCCTGCTCCAGCAGCAACTAAGTGGGGCCTGCAGCCCCCAGTCCAGTCCCCCCACTCAGGACCAGCTCAGTCAGGCGGAAA GATATCTGTACGGCTCCCTCGCCACGCTGCTCATCTGCCTCTGTGCCACTTTCGGCCTCCTGCTTCTGACCTGCGCCACCTACGGCGCTGCCTCCCACTACATCATCCAGACCTTCCTGAGCATGGCTGTGGGTGCACTCACGGGGGACGCCACCCTCCACCTGACACCCAAG gtgCTAGGGCTGCACACGCACAGCGGGGAGGCCCTTGGCCCACAGTCCACCTGGCGCCTTGTGGCCGTGCTGGGTGGCCTCTACACCTTCTTCCTGTTTGAGAACCTCTTCAACCTCTTGCTGCCCCTGGACCCTGAG GACTCAAAGGGTGGGCCCTGCAGCCACAGCCACGGTGGCCACAGCCACGGAGTGTCCCTGCAGCTAGCGCCCAGCGAGCTCCGGCCGCCTAAGCAGCCCCACGAAGGCTCTCGCGCAGACCTG GTGACGGAGGAGAGCCCGGAGCTGCTGAGCTCGGAGCCCCGGAGACCGAGCTCAG AGCTGAGATTGCTGCCCTACGTGATCACGCTGGGCGACGCCTTGCACAACTTCGCCGATGGGCTCGCCGTGGGCGCCGCCTTCGCGTCCTCCTGGAAGACCGGGCTGGCCACCTCGCTGGCCGTGTTCTGCCACGAGGTGCCACACGAGCTGG GGGATTTCGCTGCCCTGCTGCACGCGGGGCTGTCGGTGCGCCGGGCTTTGCTGCTGAACTTGGCCTCAGCGCTGACTGCCTTCGTCGGCCTCTACGTGGCGCTCGCTGTCGACGTTGGAGAGGACAGTGAGGCCTGGATCCTGGCGGTGGCCACTGGCCTCTTCCTCTACGTGGCGCTCTGCGACATG CTTCCAGCCATGCTTCATGTGCGGGACCAGCGGCCCTGGCTCCTCTTCTTGCTGCACAACATGGGTCTGCTGGGCGGCTGGACCGTCCTGCTGCTGCTGTCGCTGTATGAGGACAACATCACCCTCtga